One Paenibacillus crassostreae DNA segment encodes these proteins:
- a CDS encoding glycosyltransferase has protein sequence MNRSPQRVAFINGVPVGKGGIEKAIMDVYNGIDQQQLQIDFIVRKPQKGYYHDEIESSGGEIINIFENKKHKGNKKWNVLMDIYSVFSFYKNLKSRNCYRVVHIAHPLLDGFLIIAAKLAGVPVRIVHSNNTGIDDYTKTGITTKITRKLRRYVCNRFATHIWGCSEAACEYLFDKKILQDPRTEIVPYPVVIKDFKDIKIDKIEAREKLGVPTSTINYVNVGRYATQKNQIFLLDFFVEMLRIRSDLHLMLTGPGPLEDQIRQRIKDLNLESHVTMLDSDSYIPVVLKASDYFLLPSIYEGFGIVLIEAQALGIPCFVSDACQPEPNEGLVDYIPLNKGALYWAEYIVSQIGLIDKREVDLSNLLKYDVSNVAPRMQRVYLEGIKYSDASTN, from the coding sequence ATGAATAGATCTCCTCAACGAGTTGCTTTTATTAACGGAGTACCAGTTGGTAAGGGGGGGATAGAAAAAGCAATTATGGATGTCTATAATGGTATAGATCAACAACAACTCCAAATAGATTTTATTGTGAGAAAACCTCAGAAAGGATACTACCATGATGAAATTGAATCTTCTGGTGGTGAAATTATCAATATATTTGAAAATAAGAAGCATAAAGGAAATAAGAAGTGGAACGTACTCATGGACATATATTCTGTATTCAGTTTTTATAAGAATTTGAAATCAAGAAACTGCTATAGGGTTGTTCATATTGCTCACCCTCTATTAGATGGCTTTTTAATAATAGCAGCAAAGCTAGCGGGTGTTCCAGTACGGATAGTACACAGCAATAATACAGGTATTGACGATTACACCAAAACGGGAATTACAACAAAAATTACAAGGAAATTAAGAAGATATGTGTGTAATCGGTTTGCTACCCATATATGGGGATGTTCGGAAGCTGCTTGTGAGTATTTATTTGATAAGAAAATTTTACAGGATCCACGTACAGAAATTGTCCCATATCCTGTTGTTATAAAGGATTTTAAAGATATAAAAATTGATAAAATAGAAGCTAGAGAAAAATTAGGAGTACCAACTTCTACGATTAATTATGTGAATGTTGGCAGATACGCTACCCAAAAAAACCAAATTTTCCTGCTAGATTTTTTTGTTGAAATGTTAAGAATACGAAGCGATCTACACCTTATGTTAACTGGCCCGGGTCCACTCGAAGATCAGATTAGGCAACGTATAAAAGATCTGAATTTAGAAAGTCATGTTACTATGCTGGATAGTGATAGTTATATTCCAGTTGTCTTAAAAGCATCGGATTATTTTTTGCTTCCTTCGATATACGAGGGATTTGGTATCGTATTGATAGAAGCACAGGCTTTAGGGATTCCATGTTTTGTCTCTGATGCATGTCAGCCTGAACCCAATGAAGGGCTAGTGGATTATATACCTCTAAATAAAGGTGCTTTATATTGGGCCGAGTATATAGTTTCTCAGATTGGTTTAATCGATAAAAGAGAAGTGGATTTATCAAATTTATTAAAATATGATGTATCAAATGTAGCGCCACGTATGCAGAGAGTTTATTTAGAGGGTATCAAATATTCAGATGCTTCAACAAACTAA
- a CDS encoding UDP-glucose dehydrogenase family protein has product MNYKITVFGLGFVGLTTALAFAEKGHKTYGIDVNQDRLNMIKSGKLPFVEPGLDDALLRHINNNFEITNEAKAAVIESDFIFLCVGTPAGENGEADLRYIYSAIDMFSSLLNNDKYRTIVIKSTIPPSTTSERIIPYLKSKELNPGDLFSIANNPEFLREGKCWDDMINADRIVCGVSDSRGEDMLRSLYSRFEAPFFAVSLNTGEFIKYLSNSLLATMISYANEMSKIADVIGDIELKDAFEILHLDRRWGGASMASYVYPGCGYGGYCLPKDTQALYAKSLSKGYEPGILKNVIEVNSAMPQFMADKIMLNAQASDNIGILGLSFKPGSDDVRDSSAAKIIKLLLASGYKKIYSFDPIANKGFAEEYDLDITYCSTKENLCEIADVLVLVTAWDEFAGIKTEYPLKRMIDCRYYL; this is encoded by the coding sequence ATGAATTATAAGATAACAGTATTTGGACTCGGCTTCGTTGGACTTACTACAGCTCTAGCATTTGCAGAAAAGGGCCATAAAACTTATGGAATTGATGTGAATCAAGATAGATTGAATATGATTAAATCTGGTAAACTTCCTTTTGTTGAGCCAGGACTGGATGATGCGCTTCTTAGACACATTAATAATAATTTTGAAATTACTAATGAGGCAAAAGCTGCTGTAATCGAAAGTGATTTCATATTTTTATGTGTTGGAACACCTGCTGGAGAGAATGGTGAAGCAGATTTAAGGTACATTTATTCAGCGATTGATATGTTCTCTTCTCTATTAAATAATGACAAGTATCGAACGATAGTAATAAAATCAACTATACCGCCTTCCACGACTTCAGAACGGATAATTCCTTACTTAAAGAGTAAAGAGTTAAACCCAGGAGATTTATTCAGTATTGCTAATAATCCTGAATTTTTGCGAGAAGGAAAATGCTGGGATGATATGATCAATGCGGATCGTATTGTTTGTGGAGTTTCCGATTCTCGAGGAGAAGATATGCTACGATCACTATACAGCAGATTTGAAGCACCCTTTTTTGCTGTTTCTTTAAATACCGGTGAATTTATTAAATATTTATCTAATTCACTTCTTGCCACAATGATTAGTTATGCAAATGAAATGTCAAAAATTGCAGATGTTATTGGCGATATTGAGCTTAAGGATGCTTTTGAGATTTTACATCTGGATCGTCGTTGGGGTGGTGCTTCTATGGCTTCTTATGTTTATCCAGGTTGTGGCTATGGTGGATATTGCCTTCCCAAGGATACTCAAGCATTATATGCTAAGTCATTATCTAAAGGATATGAACCTGGGATTCTCAAGAATGTAATTGAAGTAAACAGTGCAATGCCTCAATTTATGGCAGATAAGATTATGTTGAATGCACAAGCTTCTGATAATATAGGAATTTTAGGCTTGTCTTTCAAACCCGGTTCAGATGATGTCAGAGATAGCTCTGCAGCAAAAATAATCAAATTATTATTGGCTTCTGGATATAAAAAAATATATAGCTTTGATCCTATAGCGAATAAAGGTTTTGCAGAAGAGTATGATCTAGACATAACGTATTGTAGTACGAAGGAAAATTTATGTGAAATTGCAGATGTGCTTGTTTTAGTTACAGCATGGGATGAATTTGCCGGCATAAAAACAGAGTACCCCTTGAAAAGAATGATTGATTGTAGATATTACTTGTGA
- a CDS encoding glycosyltransferase family 2 protein translates to MPLLSIVIPVYNVENYIDECLESILNQTFYDWEVWLVDNASTDKSGEICNDYAGRYTNIKVIHLEVNLLPAGARNVGLQAAKGEYVHFCDSDDHYIEGSFSRIATLLKSNSPTVLMGKFICEPEKGAYVTTDVQLDWEVFKRSDANGIAEYFLRLPNLLCTPWRMIVKREFLISNNLTFPEGYHSEDEEWVPKVICSAESFDLLTEPFYCYRPRAQGSITSVKTYHNSKSHLVVALNLLRFSEQNQYEDSRKDLIYSRVRFLIGLFSTRCDTLNREQILELADIMEQSLKSLPINSDLLQRNGLWDFINHYGAYVGISLYRIFVIENTIQLVHGQESKDIYIFPTGYNGEATARILRNAGYSVKGFLDNSDTKNGHIIEGLPVCLPNSMKDKKIEDIFVVVSIQQERTGTILMNQLRDIGLNDNQFTRRIY, encoded by the coding sequence TTGCCATTATTAAGCATTGTAATACCTGTCTACAATGTAGAAAACTATATCGATGAATGCCTTGAGAGCATACTTAATCAAACCTTCTATGATTGGGAGGTCTGGTTAGTTGACAATGCCTCAACTGACAAAAGTGGAGAAATATGTAATGATTATGCCGGTAGATATACGAATATAAAAGTAATCCATCTCGAAGTAAATTTACTACCAGCAGGAGCAAGGAATGTAGGTTTACAGGCTGCAAAGGGCGAATATGTACACTTTTGTGATAGTGATGATCATTATATAGAAGGTAGCTTCTCGCGAATTGCTACGTTGTTAAAGAGTAATTCACCAACGGTACTTATGGGGAAATTTATATGTGAACCTGAAAAAGGTGCCTATGTAACTACTGATGTTCAACTGGATTGGGAAGTATTCAAACGAAGTGATGCAAACGGTATAGCAGAATATTTTCTTAGATTGCCAAACTTGCTGTGCACTCCTTGGAGAATGATTGTGAAAAGGGAATTTTTAATATCAAATAATCTTACGTTTCCGGAGGGATACCATTCAGAAGATGAGGAATGGGTTCCAAAGGTTATATGTAGTGCTGAAAGTTTTGATTTATTAACGGAACCCTTTTACTGTTATCGGCCTAGAGCGCAAGGGTCTATTACTTCAGTTAAAACTTATCATAATAGCAAGTCACATCTAGTAGTTGCTTTGAATCTACTTCGCTTTTCAGAACAGAATCAATACGAGGACTCTCGAAAGGATCTTATCTACTCAAGGGTTAGATTTCTGATTGGATTATTTTCTACACGCTGTGATACTTTGAATAGAGAACAAATTCTTGAATTAGCTGATATCATGGAACAAAGTTTAAAATCTCTGCCTATAAATAGTGATTTGTTACAACGTAATGGACTTTGGGATTTTATCAATCATTATGGTGCATATGTAGGGATTAGTCTTTATCGAATTTTTGTAATTGAAAATACGATTCAACTAGTTCATGGGCAAGAAAGTAAGGATATATATATATTCCCTACAGGATATAATGGTGAGGCAACCGCACGTATTTTAAGAAATGCAGGTTATAGTGTAAAGGGATTCTTAGATAATAGTGATACAAAAAATGGACACATAATAGAAGGTCTACCTGTATGTCTTCCAAATAGTATGAAAGATAAAAAAATAGAGGATATATTTGTGGTGGTATCTATTCAACAGGAAAGAACAGGTACGATATTAATGAACCAGCTTCGAGATATCGGACTCAACGATAATCAATTTACAAGAAGAATTTATTAA
- a CDS encoding glycosyltransferase family 2 protein: MSKSQKISVIMTTYNRSYFLPQAIEGILSQTFDDFEFILVNNGSTDESAEICRKYAEIDHRIKIIEIFENKGASSGKNKGIAAATSEYITIVDDDDYCEPGMLEFLWNLSQKYSADISMCGSWNNIEGELEPYFIFDELLVLDRVEGLNELLLREKYNVAPPTKLFRKILFEGIQFQDNVLVDDIHIIYKVFANADVVVAHGKPLYIFRKHEGNMTSFIQTNKIPPALLSEYLSAFCERTEYLSKKVPDIAPRAKYSELSYMISMCDKLSNSTECVELFNSMKMILRKNYNELMSSLFTTDREKSILRDLLA, from the coding sequence GTGAGTAAATCACAGAAGATTAGCGTTATTATGACCACATATAATCGCAGTTACTTTTTGCCACAAGCTATAGAGGGTATACTTTCTCAAACATTCGATGATTTTGAATTCATACTAGTTAATAATGGTTCAACTGATGAAAGTGCTGAGATTTGTCGGAAATATGCTGAAATAGACCATAGGATCAAAATTATAGAAATTTTTGAAAACAAGGGTGCATCTAGTGGTAAAAATAAAGGCATCGCAGCAGCTACTAGTGAATATATAACAATTGTTGATGACGACGACTATTGTGAACCAGGGATGCTTGAGTTTTTATGGAATTTATCTCAAAAGTATTCTGCCGATATATCCATGTGCGGTAGCTGGAATAATATTGAGGGTGAACTAGAACCATACTTTATCTTTGATGAACTTCTTGTTCTTGATCGAGTTGAGGGTCTTAATGAACTTTTATTAAGAGAAAAATATAATGTCGCGCCACCCACAAAATTGTTCAGAAAAATTTTATTTGAGGGAATTCAATTTCAAGATAATGTATTAGTGGATGATATTCATATCATCTATAAAGTATTTGCTAATGCGGACGTTGTGGTTGCCCATGGGAAACCACTTTATATTTTCAGAAAGCATGAAGGCAATATGACAAGTTTTATTCAAACAAACAAAATTCCTCCTGCCCTTTTGAGTGAGTATTTATCAGCTTTTTGTGAACGAACTGAGTATTTATCTAAGAAAGTACCCGATATTGCTCCTAGAGCGAAATACTCTGAGCTGTCATATATGATTTCGATGTGCGATAAGCTTTCCAATTCTACAGAATGTGTAGAATTATTTAATTCTATGAAAATGATATTAAGAAAAAATTATAATGAGCTAATGAGCAGTTTGTTTACAACAGATAGAGAAAAATCAATTCTTAGAGACTTACTGGCATAG
- a CDS encoding cold shock domain-containing protein has product MQGKVKWFNAEKGYGFLETTEGGDVFVHFSAIQTDGFKSLDEGQEVEFDVVDGARGPQAANVVKL; this is encoded by the coding sequence ATGCAAGGTAAAGTGAAATGGTTTAACGCAGAAAAAGGTTATGGTTTCTTGGAAACAACTGAAGGTGGCGATGTATTCGTACATTTCTCCGCAATTCAAACAGACGGTTTCAAATCTTTGGATGAAGGTCAAGAAGTTGAATTCGATGTTGTAGATGGCGCTCGCGGACCGCAAGCAGCTAATGTAGTTAAATTATAA
- the hpf gene encoding ribosome hibernation-promoting factor, HPF/YfiA family gives MNFSIRGQQIEVTDALREYVDKKFSRLTKYFDAPLMSDGNVTLGVTRGLHRVEVTIPLPGVLLRAEDRSDDMYSSIDAVVDKLERQIRKYKTKLNRKFRQDGSLKTLFSDVSGAAGSIVNGEIEDELEVVRTKRFFLKPMDVEEAILQMNMVGHNFFVFSNIDNQAVNVVYKRNDGKYGLIEQD, from the coding sequence ATGAATTTCAGTATTCGAGGTCAACAAATTGAAGTGACAGATGCTTTGAGGGAGTATGTTGATAAAAAGTTCAGCAGACTTACGAAGTATTTCGATGCACCCCTTATGTCAGATGGAAATGTTACCTTAGGTGTTACTCGAGGATTACACAGGGTAGAGGTTACCATCCCGTTGCCGGGCGTCTTGCTTCGCGCAGAAGATCGTAGTGATGATATGTATTCATCCATCGACGCTGTCGTGGACAAGCTTGAACGTCAGATTCGCAAGTACAAGACGAAGCTTAACCGTAAGTTCCGTCAAGATGGAAGTCTCAAGACACTATTCAGCGATGTGTCGGGTGCAGCAGGCTCGATTGTAAATGGTGAAATAGAAGATGAGTTGGAAGTCGTACGTACGAAGCGGTTTTTCCTTAAACCCATGGATGTTGAAGAAGCTATTCTTCAAATGAATATGGTAGGCCATAATTTCTTTGTATTCTCAAATATTGATAACCAAGCAGTGAATGTCGTGTACAAGCGTAATGATGGTAAGTATGGTTTAATCGAGCAAGATTAA
- the secA gene encoding preprotein translocase subunit SecA, translating into MLGLVKKIFGDTNERDVKRLMKTVELINQMEPEFIALSDEQLKAKTDEFRDRIAKGETIDEILPEAFATVREAAKRTLNMRHFDVQLIGGMALHEGRISEMKTGEGKTLVGTLPVYLNALLGQGIHVVTVNDYLAQRDSQQMGLIYEFLGMTVGVNLNGMDHADKQLAYACDITYGTNNEFGFDYLRDNMVLYKEQMVQRPLYFCVIDEVDSILVDEARTPLIISGQAEKSTELYYAADRFVKRLTAEEDFNVDIKVKSVALTEKGAGIAEKAFGIENLYDHANVTLNHHIVQALKANVIMRLDVDYVVAEEEIMIVDEFTGRLMQGRRYSDGLHQAIEAKEGLEVQNESMTLATITFQNYFRMYRKLAGMTGTAKTEEEEFKKIYGLEVLQVPTNKPNQRQDMPDIVYKSEKGKFTAVVEEIVERHKKNQPVLVGTISIENSELVSEMLKRKGVKHRVLNAKYHAEEAEIVSQAGQSGIVTIATNMAGRGTDIILGDGVSEVGGLHIIGTERHESRRIDNQLRGRAGRQGDPGSTQFYLSLGDELMKRFGADNVLNMMDRLGFEEDQPIESKMITRAVESAQKRVEGNNFDARKNVLQYDDVMNQQREIIYKQRREILESENIKNVVMEMIKNVIDRVVTAHCIDDIPENWELQEVADYVNSKLLDEGRVTRDDLWAKEIEDMVEYIFQLVETKYNDREERIGSELVREFEKVIVLRSVDSKWMNHIDAMDQLRQGIHLRAYGGTDPLREYQFEGFEMFNDMTANIQEEVATYIMKAQIEGNQERQAVVDEKKVSTNGEPAEKNPVHVGEQIGRNDPCPCGSGKKYKQCHGQSS; encoded by the coding sequence ATGTTAGGACTTGTAAAGAAAATCTTCGGCGACACCAACGAACGTGATGTCAAACGTCTCATGAAGACGGTCGAACTAATCAACCAAATGGAACCAGAATTTATTGCTCTCTCGGACGAACAATTGAAGGCGAAGACGGATGAATTCCGTGATCGCATTGCCAAAGGTGAAACGATAGACGAGATTCTGCCGGAAGCTTTCGCAACGGTTCGTGAAGCTGCTAAGCGTACACTGAACATGCGCCACTTCGATGTACAATTAATTGGAGGTATGGCACTTCATGAGGGCAGAATATCCGAGATGAAGACCGGTGAAGGTAAGACTCTAGTAGGAACTCTTCCAGTCTATTTGAATGCACTGTTGGGTCAAGGTATTCATGTGGTCACAGTTAATGATTATTTGGCACAACGGGATAGCCAGCAGATGGGACTTATATATGAATTTCTTGGAATGACGGTCGGGGTTAACCTGAACGGCATGGACCATGCGGATAAACAATTGGCTTATGCATGTGATATTACTTATGGTACGAACAATGAGTTCGGATTCGATTATTTGCGTGATAATATGGTGTTATATAAAGAACAAATGGTACAACGTCCATTGTATTTCTGCGTGATTGATGAAGTCGATTCAATCCTTGTAGATGAAGCGCGTACGCCGTTAATTATTTCTGGACAAGCTGAGAAGTCGACGGAGCTGTATTACGCAGCAGATCGCTTTGTGAAGCGCCTTACAGCCGAAGAGGACTTTAACGTTGATATTAAAGTGAAGTCCGTTGCTCTTACAGAAAAAGGGGCAGGCATTGCAGAGAAAGCTTTCGGTATCGAGAATCTATACGATCACGCTAATGTGACGTTGAATCACCATATCGTACAAGCTTTAAAAGCAAATGTGATCATGCGTCTTGATGTGGACTATGTTGTTGCAGAAGAAGAAATCATGATCGTAGATGAATTTACAGGTCGCCTAATGCAGGGGCGTCGTTATAGTGACGGCTTGCATCAAGCCATTGAAGCGAAGGAAGGCCTGGAAGTACAGAACGAGAGCATGACCTTGGCTACAATTACGTTCCAGAACTATTTCCGGATGTATCGTAAGCTTGCAGGGATGACAGGTACGGCGAAGACTGAGGAAGAAGAATTTAAGAAGATTTATGGCTTAGAAGTTCTTCAAGTTCCAACGAATAAACCAAACCAACGTCAAGATATGCCTGATATCGTCTATAAGAGCGAGAAGGGTAAGTTCACAGCTGTAGTTGAGGAAATTGTTGAGAGACATAAGAAGAACCAACCGGTATTGGTCGGTACGATCTCGATCGAGAATTCAGAGCTTGTCTCTGAGATGTTGAAGCGTAAAGGCGTGAAGCATCGCGTTCTTAATGCGAAATACCATGCTGAAGAAGCGGAAATTGTATCACAAGCTGGACAATCAGGTATAGTAACAATCGCTACAAATATGGCTGGACGGGGAACGGACATCATTCTTGGTGATGGTGTGTCAGAAGTCGGTGGACTGCATATTATTGGTACAGAACGTCATGAATCTCGTCGTATTGATAATCAGCTACGTGGACGGGCAGGACGTCAGGGTGACCCTGGATCAACGCAATTCTACTTGTCTTTGGGCGATGAATTAATGAAACGTTTCGGAGCTGATAATGTTCTGAATATGATGGATCGTCTTGGATTCGAAGAAGATCAACCGATTGAGAGCAAGATGATTACGCGCGCAGTTGAATCTGCTCAGAAGCGTGTAGAAGGTAACAACTTCGATGCGCGGAAGAACGTACTACAATATGATGACGTGATGAATCAACAACGAGAGATTATTTATAAGCAACGTCGTGAAATTCTCGAATCAGAGAATATTAAGAACGTTGTTATGGAAATGATCAAGAACGTGATTGATCGTGTGGTTACTGCACATTGTATTGATGACATTCCTGAGAATTGGGAACTACAAGAAGTTGCAGATTACGTAAATAGTAAGCTTCTAGATGAAGGAAGAGTTACACGTGATGATCTATGGGCTAAAGAGATCGAAGACATGGTTGAGTATATCTTCCAACTGGTTGAGACGAAATACAATGATCGTGAAGAGCGTATTGGTTCTGAACTCGTACGTGAATTCGAGAAAGTTATCGTACTTCGCTCTGTAGATAGTAAATGGATGAATCATATTGATGCGATGGATCAGCTCCGTCAAGGGATTCATTTACGCGCTTATGGCGGTACAGATCCGTTACGCGAATATCAATTTGAAGGCTTCGAAATGTTTAATGATATGACTGCTAATATTCAGGAAGAAGTAGCAACATACATTATGAAGGCACAGATTGAAGGTAATCAGGAACGGCAAGCGGTTGTTGATGAGAAGAAAGTATCAACCAATGGTGAACCAGCTGAGAAGAATCCGGTGCACGTGGGTGAGCAAATCGGTCGTAACGATCCATGCCCATGTGGTAGCGGTAAGAAATATAAACAGTGTCATGGTCAATCATCATAA
- the prfB gene encoding peptide chain release factor 2 (programmed frameshift): MIDPSIRHDLREMSTKLTNLRGSLDLDLKQEMIANYEEKMSAPDFWDDSEKAQSLIAELNGVRSSIDEYAKLQSEFDDIEMMAELVAEEEEESLFTEIVENTRNLQKKLDDFELGLLLSEPYDKMNAILELHPGAGGTESQDWGEMLLRMYTRWADKRGFKVETMDYLAGDEAGIKSVTLLIKGYNAYGYLKAEKGVHRLVRISPFDSSGRRHTSFVSCDVVPEITEDAEVEIRTEDLKIDTFRATGAGGQHINTTDSAVRITHIPTGVVVASQAERSQIKNRAWAMTALRSKLVERKLEEQRKELAEIRGEHSDIAWGSQIRSYVFHPYSMVKDHRTSVETGNVGAVMDGDVDMFIDGFLRSQLKVAESE, from the exons ATGATCGATCCAAGTATAAGACATGATCTACGAGAAATGAGCACGAAACTAACCAATCTTAGGGGGTCTCTT GACTTAGATCTTAAGCAAGAGATGATCGCCAACTACGAAGAGAAGATGTCTGCACCTGATTTCTGGGATGATAGCGAGAAGGCGCAGAGCTTAATTGCTGAACTCAACGGTGTGCGATCTTCCATAGATGAATATGCTAAGCTGCAGAGTGAATTCGATGATATCGAAATGATGGCAGAATTGGTAGCTGAAGAGGAAGAAGAATCCTTATTCACAGAGATTGTGGAGAATACTCGTAATCTACAAAAGAAGTTGGATGATTTCGAACTAGGACTACTATTAAGCGAACCTTATGACAAGATGAATGCTATTTTAGAGCTTCATCCTGGTGCAGGGGGGACGGAGTCGCAGGATTGGGGCGAGATGCTTCTCAGAATGTATACGCGTTGGGCAGATAAGCGTGGGTTCAAAGTAGAGACGATGGACTATCTTGCAGGAGATGAAGCAGGTATTAAGAGTGTGACCTTGTTGATCAAGGGTTATAATGCTTATGGTTATCTAAAAGCAGAGAAGGGTGTTCATCGACTTGTGCGTATATCGCCTTTTGATTCTTCCGGTAGACGCCATACGTCATTCGTCTCCTGTGATGTTGTGCCAGAGATTACTGAGGATGCTGAAGTGGAGATCCGTACAGAAGATCTGAAGATTGATACCTTCCGAGCGACAGGAGCTGGGGGACAGCATATCAATACGACGGATTCAGCTGTACGTATCACACATATTCCAACAGGTGTTGTGGTGGCTAGTCAGGCTGAGCGTTCTCAGATCAAGAACCGTGCTTGGGCAATGACTGCCCTTCGTTCTAAATTGGTAGAGCGTAAGCTTGAAGAACAGCGCAAAGAATTGGCAGAGATTCGTGGGGAACATTCAGATATTGCTTGGGGAAGTCAGATTCGCTCCTATGTGTTCCATCCGTATAGTATGGTGAAAGATCATCGTACATCGGTTGAGACAGGTAATGTCGGTGCTGTGATGGATGGAGATGTTGATATGTTCATCGATGGGTTCCTACGTAGTCAACTGAAAGTAGCAGAAAGTGAATAA
- a CDS encoding YitT family protein: MTELSSKRKSKGWIPMNGPARHIFDTLCIVIGSFIIAVGFNLFFLPNGIASGGVSGLSVLAEVWLGWEPAFTQWAFNIPLFGLGFIILGRNYGIRSLLGSVILPLFVWMSKDWPIPTANPLLGSIYGGIFVGLGIGLVFRGRGSTGGLTILAQVIQKISGLSFSLCVVLMDATVIILAAFVLSMEQALYALVGLYVTGKVIDVVELGFNYTKVAYIISDYTEEITKAILLDLDRGLTKLNAQGGFTGDDRTVLMVVVGQSEVTRLKTLVQTVDRDAFVIITNAHEVLGEGFTRQV; the protein is encoded by the coding sequence ATGACTGAATTGTCGAGTAAACGTAAATCGAAAGGTTGGATCCCCATGAATGGTCCGGCAAGGCATATATTTGACACGTTGTGCATAGTTATAGGTTCTTTTATCATTGCGGTAGGATTCAATTTATTCTTTCTACCTAATGGGATTGCATCGGGAGGAGTATCTGGACTTTCAGTTCTGGCTGAGGTATGGCTTGGTTGGGAGCCAGCTTTTACGCAATGGGCTTTTAATATACCCTTATTTGGATTAGGTTTTATAATCCTAGGTCGGAATTATGGTATTCGTTCATTACTTGGGAGTGTTATATTGCCACTATTTGTATGGATGTCGAAGGATTGGCCGATTCCAACAGCTAACCCGTTGTTAGGATCTATTTATGGTGGGATCTTTGTTGGTCTTGGGATTGGTCTCGTATTCCGGGGTCGAGGATCTACAGGGGGATTAACAATCCTAGCACAAGTAATCCAGAAGATTAGTGGACTTAGTTTCTCCTTATGTGTGGTGTTAATGGATGCTACAGTTATTATTCTGGCTGCTTTTGTGTTGTCTATGGAGCAGGCGTTATATGCACTTGTAGGTCTGTATGTCACAGGTAAGGTGATAGATGTAGTAGAACTGGGATTTAACTATACTAAGGTCGCTTATATTATTTCTGATTATACAGAGGAGATCACCAAAGCTATTCTTCTGGATCTAGATCGTGGATTAACGAAGCTGAATGCGCAAGGTGGATTTACAGGAGATGATCGCACAGTACTGATGGTGGTTGTGGGGCAGAGTGAAGTGACGCGATTGAAGACGCTGGTTCAAACGGTAGATCGGGATGCTTTTGTAATCATAACGAATGCCCATGAAGTTCTTGGGGAAGGATTCACGCGACAAGTGTAG